A genomic segment from Polyangium mundeleinium encodes:
- a CDS encoding vWA domain-containing protein: MSSPLDLLAPKGLALLGLLGPLVLLYILKVRRKRKRVASTWLWASAKRDLIARSPFQKLIAQVPLILQALALLLLAFALARPATRGRAITGDHLAIIVDASASMSAQSVAGAETKTRMELARKVAEDILSSLGPGSDALLLEAGRDARVVAPLDRDAVRLKAALKTLRVHDVEGDLGAAVALAVDRLRQLGGSRRIVVITDGNLAAPAALSGASLPIEVITVGTPVDNAAIVRVDVRSGIEPTLKREQVQAFLVIANFGKAPRELYVTMREDNASDVLASRKILVAPGERQAVVLDFLPAPGDYRRGLIFDIAPHDAMEVDDAAFARVPAGDKLPVAYAAPDPQKTSPWIERAIVSDPATTLKTLSVAELAQPAAVEMDAFVVVEGACPDFVPGGDLLIVAPPAGRCFGTVVGRTLEAPSITSWETGDARMRFLSLDGVSISRAMALKPEGPTQELIRTQDGTIATDISTPTRTGTLLGFDVGDSDWPLKASFVLFMRNLLEQGRIHRAHGITGPARAGEPLRVRLPASAKDVEVKGPTGDRLDVSLRSGLAVVPEISKVGLYQLSWQGPEGGAIVAPANLTSAAESDLGSVMAPAGSGKDEIKVTAAGVEPDAHNEWSWVLALVALGFVVFDIWYLTRKPRLAPAAAPAAPKRPPAPERRAAA, translated from the coding sequence ATGTCCTCGCCGCTCGATCTGCTCGCGCCGAAGGGACTCGCGCTCCTCGGGCTGCTCGGCCCACTGGTGCTCCTCTACATCCTGAAGGTGCGGCGGAAGCGAAAGCGCGTCGCGTCGACGTGGCTGTGGGCCTCGGCGAAGCGGGATCTGATCGCGCGCTCGCCGTTCCAGAAGCTCATCGCCCAGGTGCCGCTCATCTTGCAGGCGCTGGCGCTGCTCCTGCTCGCGTTCGCGCTCGCGCGGCCGGCGACGCGGGGGAGGGCGATCACGGGCGATCACCTCGCGATCATCGTGGACGCGAGCGCGTCGATGTCGGCGCAGAGCGTGGCCGGCGCGGAGACGAAGACGCGGATGGAGCTCGCGCGCAAGGTCGCCGAGGACATCCTGTCGTCGCTCGGCCCGGGCAGCGACGCGCTCCTGCTCGAAGCGGGGCGCGACGCGCGCGTGGTGGCGCCGCTCGATCGGGACGCGGTCCGGCTGAAGGCCGCGCTGAAGACGCTGCGCGTACACGACGTGGAGGGCGACCTCGGCGCGGCCGTGGCGCTCGCGGTGGATCGGCTGCGGCAGCTCGGCGGATCACGGCGGATCGTGGTGATCACGGACGGCAACCTCGCCGCGCCGGCAGCGCTCTCGGGTGCGTCGCTCCCGATCGAGGTGATCACCGTGGGCACGCCGGTGGACAACGCGGCCATCGTGCGTGTCGACGTGCGGTCGGGGATCGAGCCGACGCTGAAGCGCGAGCAGGTGCAGGCGTTCCTCGTGATCGCGAACTTCGGCAAGGCGCCGCGCGAGCTCTACGTGACGATGCGCGAGGACAACGCGTCGGACGTGCTCGCATCGCGGAAGATCCTGGTCGCGCCGGGCGAACGTCAGGCCGTGGTGCTCGACTTCCTGCCGGCGCCCGGCGACTACCGGCGCGGGCTCATCTTCGACATCGCGCCGCACGACGCGATGGAGGTCGACGACGCGGCCTTCGCGCGCGTGCCGGCCGGGGACAAACTGCCCGTGGCGTACGCGGCGCCCGATCCGCAGAAAACGTCGCCGTGGATCGAGCGGGCGATCGTGAGTGATCCGGCGACGACGCTGAAGACGCTCTCGGTGGCGGAGCTCGCGCAGCCGGCCGCGGTCGAGATGGACGCGTTCGTCGTGGTGGAGGGCGCATGTCCGGACTTCGTGCCGGGCGGCGATCTCCTGATCGTCGCGCCACCCGCGGGGCGTTGCTTCGGCACCGTGGTCGGAAGGACGCTCGAAGCCCCGTCGATCACGTCGTGGGAGACGGGCGACGCGCGCATGCGGTTCCTCTCGCTCGACGGCGTGTCGATCTCGCGCGCGATGGCGCTCAAGCCTGAGGGCCCCACGCAGGAGCTCATCCGCACGCAGGACGGCACGATCGCCACCGACATCTCCACGCCGACGCGCACGGGCACGCTGCTCGGCTTCGACGTCGGCGACAGCGACTGGCCGCTCAAGGCGAGCTTCGTGCTCTTCATGCGAAACCTCCTCGAGCAGGGGCGTATCCACCGTGCGCACGGCATCACGGGGCCCGCGCGCGCCGGCGAGCCGCTCCGCGTGCGTTTGCCCGCGTCGGCGAAAGACGTCGAGGTGAAAGGACCCACCGGCGATCGGCTCGACGTGTCGCTGCGGAGCGGGCTCGCGGTCGTGCCGGAGATCTCGAAGGTCGGCCTCTACCAGCTCTCGTGGCAAGGCCCCGAGGGCGGCGCGATCGTGGCCCCGGCGAACCTGACCAGCGCGGCCGAGAGTGACCTCGGCAGCGTCATGGCCCCGGCTGGATCGGGCAAGGACGAGATCAAGGTGACGGCCGCGGGCGTCGAGCCCGACGCGCACAACGAGTGGAGCTGGGTGCTCGCGCTCGTGGCGCTCGGCTTCGTGGTCTTCGACATCTGGTACCTGACGCGCAAGCCCCGCCTCGCGCCCGCCGCTGCGCCCGCCGCGCCCAAGCGTCCGCCGGCGCCGGAGAGGAGAGCCGCAGCGTGA
- a CDS encoding DUF58 domain-containing protein has product MQATRPGIPSRLLDPAFVRELEVLRRRLEIRARSGASGEHVARRRGGAAEFQEHRPYSPGDDLRRIDWAAYARTDEPVLKLFRAEEDVIVRLLVDTSASLDFGEPPKFESACRIAAAFGYMALAASERVQVISAGEGIQREETPVRGRSGLPALLRALGGITPGGGTDLARAVDRLIQKNKRAGMLLVVSDFLDGGPLGPALTRAAAAGHDLVLVQVVAPEEIEPSYEGDWALEDAETGAVVEVTMDAASIEAYVLRFAGLCEELRQMAKRLRATYVRVRTDEPLESAIRRIVARSID; this is encoded by the coding sequence ATGCAGGCGACGCGTCCGGGGATCCCCTCCCGGCTCCTCGATCCGGCCTTCGTACGTGAGCTCGAGGTGCTCAGGCGCCGGCTCGAAATCCGCGCGCGCTCGGGCGCCTCCGGCGAACACGTCGCGCGGCGGCGCGGCGGCGCGGCGGAGTTCCAGGAGCACAGGCCCTACAGCCCCGGCGACGACCTACGCCGCATCGACTGGGCCGCCTACGCGCGCACCGATGAGCCCGTGCTGAAGCTCTTTCGCGCCGAGGAAGACGTGATCGTGCGGCTCCTCGTGGACACGTCCGCGTCCCTGGATTTCGGCGAGCCGCCGAAGTTCGAGTCCGCATGTCGTATCGCCGCGGCCTTCGGCTACATGGCGCTCGCGGCCTCGGAGCGAGTGCAGGTGATCTCGGCCGGGGAGGGGATCCAGCGCGAAGAGACGCCGGTGCGGGGCCGGAGTGGACTGCCTGCGCTTTTGCGAGCGCTCGGCGGGATCACGCCGGGCGGCGGGACGGATCTCGCGCGCGCCGTCGATCGGCTGATACAAAAGAACAAGCGTGCAGGGATGCTCCTCGTCGTCTCCGATTTCCTCGACGGCGGGCCGCTCGGCCCCGCGCTCACCCGCGCGGCCGCGGCCGGGCACGATCTCGTGCTCGTGCAGGTCGTCGCGCCCGAGGAGATCGAGCCTTCGTACGAGGGCGACTGGGCGCTCGAGGACGCCGAGACCGGCGCGGTCGTCGAGGTGACCATGGATGCCGCGTCGATCGAGGCGTACGTGCTCCGGTTCGCGGGCCTCTGCGAGGAGCTCCGGCAGATGGCGAAGCGGTTGCGCGCGACGTACGTGCGGGTTCGCACGGACGAACCCTTGGAGAGCGCGATCCGGCGGATCGTCGCGAGGAGCATCGACTGA
- a CDS encoding helix-turn-helix domain-containing protein produces MAQRFHHEALLRARLELELTQEELAASVGVDVRTYRRYESGEVNEGGFSVRQPARRKLLEKLSAELGIAAADLVIEADPAPAPAPLAPAPRLFSPEHVHTLQRAPHFVGREDILEELWTWASAPEKGKGPGVVALVGVGGAGKTAIAERLVTRIGDAPRRGGLFVWSFYDDERTEAFLAHAVRYFAGAEPQAGERLETLLLALGSGPPHLVVLDGLETVQAAGGASRAHGELEDPLLRRLLVALARGLGAARALVTSRFLLGDLAPWADAGARTVKLGPLSPIDAERLLRSWGADGDGEALARVVHASGGHALSLAVAGSYAGAFLGGDLRPLDPLDLAEAARDDPLARRLARVLSAYAAALPDAERDLLARLSVLSSGADEDALLALASASPRVAGALAGASTEGVRRALARLERLGLVFRAGGEPPRWSSHPFVRDHFRSLVPVSPSAVQAAMTAPSEGTLIFAPRQKPRDRGRLDAVEEVIRALNDAGQPTEAYRVYSQTLGAFSHLGLVLGEMSRGARILRLFGETTDPASPAASLALGFRLALLYERGLYAGALGDLTFARRSYEAHNTLVEGTPEVSHLVTGLRTLAYTERLAGALSAARAHVSQSLVMAESAGLGTHIARGIALSASIAHDFGDIDAARAGFSRLVAMGDARVARRGLWEAEHLLALGQREEAVQMTEANVAACERLGWAGHAAQGQVLLGLAVVDEDPAEAERRLHAARAWVAVSGEVEMAARVHELTARIALSRGAFFEAAREALAGEQLAEACGLGLFRTRLLALGLEIAHARGDEAAMGRAKDVQRQALGEDTWGRADVLHWAGLCHSSVGEAELGKRYLEEALVLRERIGHPGCEATREEVCRR; encoded by the coding sequence ATGGCGCAGCGGTTCCATCACGAGGCCTTGCTGCGGGCGCGCCTCGAGCTCGAGCTCACCCAGGAGGAGCTCGCGGCCTCGGTCGGCGTGGACGTGCGCACGTATCGCCGGTACGAATCCGGCGAGGTCAACGAGGGCGGCTTTTCGGTCCGGCAACCCGCCCGGCGAAAGCTCCTCGAAAAGCTCTCCGCCGAGCTCGGGATCGCCGCGGCCGATCTCGTGATCGAGGCCGATCCCGCGCCCGCCCCGGCGCCCCTCGCGCCCGCGCCGAGGCTCTTTTCGCCCGAGCACGTGCACACGCTCCAGCGCGCGCCGCATTTCGTGGGGCGCGAGGACATCCTGGAGGAGCTTTGGACGTGGGCGTCGGCGCCCGAGAAAGGCAAGGGGCCGGGCGTGGTCGCGCTCGTGGGCGTGGGCGGCGCGGGGAAGACAGCCATCGCCGAGCGGCTCGTCACGCGAATCGGGGATGCGCCGCGGCGCGGCGGGCTCTTCGTGTGGAGTTTTTACGACGACGAACGAACCGAGGCGTTTTTGGCCCACGCCGTGCGGTATTTCGCGGGGGCGGAGCCGCAAGCCGGGGAGCGGCTGGAGACGCTCTTGCTGGCGCTCGGGAGCGGGCCGCCGCACCTCGTCGTGCTCGATGGGCTGGAGACCGTGCAGGCCGCGGGCGGGGCCTCACGTGCGCACGGCGAGCTCGAAGATCCGCTGCTCCGGCGGCTGCTCGTGGCGCTCGCGCGGGGGCTCGGAGCGGCGCGCGCGCTCGTCACGTCGAGGTTTTTGCTGGGCGATCTCGCGCCCTGGGCGGACGCGGGCGCGCGCACCGTGAAGCTCGGGCCGCTCTCGCCGATCGACGCCGAGCGGTTGCTCCGGTCGTGGGGCGCGGACGGGGATGGGGAGGCGCTCGCGCGCGTCGTTCATGCCTCGGGCGGGCATGCGCTCTCGCTCGCGGTCGCGGGCTCGTATGCGGGGGCGTTTCTCGGGGGCGATTTGCGTCCGCTCGATCCGCTCGATCTCGCCGAGGCCGCGCGTGACGATCCGCTGGCCCGGCGCCTCGCGCGGGTCCTCTCGGCGTACGCGGCCGCGTTGCCCGACGCCGAGCGGGATCTCCTCGCGCGCCTCTCCGTGCTTTCGTCCGGCGCCGACGAGGACGCGCTGCTCGCGCTTGCATCGGCCTCCCCGCGTGTCGCGGGCGCGCTCGCGGGGGCCTCCACGGAGGGCGTTCGCCGCGCGCTCGCCCGCCTCGAACGGCTCGGGCTCGTCTTCCGCGCCGGGGGTGAGCCGCCGCGGTGGTCGTCGCACCCGTTCGTCCGGGACCATTTCCGCTCGTTGGTCCCGGTCTCGCCCTCGGCCGTGCAGGCGGCGATGACCGCGCCGTCCGAGGGCACGTTGATCTTCGCGCCGCGGCAAAAACCCCGGGACCGCGGCCGCCTCGACGCCGTCGAGGAGGTGATCCGGGCTTTGAACGACGCGGGCCAGCCGACCGAGGCATATCGGGTGTACTCGCAAACCCTGGGCGCCTTTTCACACCTCGGGCTTGTCCTCGGTGAAATGAGCCGCGGAGCACGGATTTTACGATTGTTTGGCGAGACAACCGATCCGGCCTCGCCCGCCGCGTCGCTTGCGTTGGGCTTTCGTCTTGCATTGCTCTACGAGCGCGGGCTTTATGCGGGGGCGCTCGGCGACCTCACGTTTGCCCGGCGCTCCTACGAGGCGCACAACACGCTGGTCGAAGGGACACCCGAGGTGTCTCACCTCGTGACGGGATTGCGTACCTTGGCGTACACCGAGCGGCTCGCGGGGGCGCTTTCGGCGGCGCGGGCGCACGTGTCGCAGTCGCTCGTGATGGCGGAGTCGGCCGGGCTCGGCACGCACATCGCCCGCGGAATCGCGCTCTCCGCGTCGATCGCGCACGATTTCGGGGACATCGATGCTGCGCGCGCGGGGTTTTCGCGGCTCGTGGCGATGGGGGACGCGCGGGTCGCGCGGCGCGGTTTATGGGAGGCGGAGCATTTGCTCGCGCTCGGGCAGCGCGAGGAGGCCGTCCAGATGACCGAGGCGAACGTGGCCGCCTGTGAGCGCCTCGGCTGGGCCGGGCACGCGGCGCAGGGGCAGGTGCTGCTCGGGCTCGCCGTGGTGGACGAGGATCCGGCGGAGGCGGAGCGACGTCTCCACGCGGCGCGGGCGTGGGTCGCTGTCTCCGGGGAGGTGGAAATGGCGGCGCGCGTGCACGAGCTCACGGCGCGGATCGCGCTTTCGCGGGGGGCGTTTTTCGAGGCGGCGCGGGAGGCGCTCGCGGGCGAGCAGCTCGCGGAGGCGTGTGGGCTCGGGCTGTTCCGGACGCGGCTCCTCGCGCTCGGGCTCGAAATCGCGCACGCGCGGGGCGACGAGGCGGCGATGGGGCGGGCCAAGGACGTGCAGCGCCAAGCCCTTGGCGAAGATACCTGGGGGCGCGCAGACGTGTTGCATTGGGCTGGGCTCTGTCATTCGAGCGTGGGCGAAGCGGAGCTTGGCAAGCGGTACCTCGAAGAGGCGCTCGTTTTGCGGGAGCGGATCGGCCATCCCGGGTGCGAGGCGACGCGCGAGGAGGTGTGTCGGCGCTGA
- a CDS encoding VWA domain-containing protein produces the protein MIPSHLRPYVPFVVVGIGLLVFVLLARWVIREAGLTKRKILLAGMIAGALPALYVGLVWTGLVPGGYLRLARPQITLLALASTMFVAYRMATGWTNQGPFRTRLGDLLAQFATFIAAMAAAGPELGRPLDRLTVLVAIDRSRSIDLVPSAEQRIKQELTVAEIGMREEDRIGTIIFGADAATEDPPRPKSDLPAPQRVSIGRDGTDLGAAIRRSLAEVPADSAARIVVLSDGVATRGDTMAAAAAAVAAEIPVDVVPLEQRSIPDIRVVALRAPTRADEGEPIDLRLVTSSPSPAAIQIRLRRDGELIAESGAKIAAGEDVLRIREKAPGPGFHRYDVEITAADPALDQSPEDNAGSAFMRVRGQASALVLDGDAGKTAFVARALQAAAFQVDEGSTSSVPADLAGLVGYDLVVMGDVRASDLSPGQIDALASYVRDLGGGLLLMGGDRSMGPGGYARTPLEEVSPVSFDLKQERRRASLAEVIGIDISGSMAATAGAHTKLELANEAAARSAALLGSGDRLGVLHVDTDVHWSVPLGPVSDKAAIDKAIRGVGPGGGGILVDITLEAAYAALAKEKVNLKHVLLFADGSDAEQMGPCRTMVSDALRAGITTSVVALGNGGDVPELETLSRLGSGRFYLIEDANRLPAVFTQETILAARSSIVEKEFRVSRSAPSPILSGVPLDEAPSLDGYVVTIPKGRASVLMTGPEGDPILAVWSAGVGRSGAFTSDLKDRWGRRWTTWPGAARLVGQLARDLTRKGEDGRVRVEADASGGELHVRATVVGDDGRAQSFRRLMVRVAGPDGFVRETALEATGAGAYAASIPLSRPGTYIAIAKDEQSGDVVGTAGAALTAGEELRPTGSDAALLGRIADLTGGKRRDTLAGIFGDRAARRFSYQDITPVLIAMAGFALLLAVAARRFALPEPVLAWAARTRAALQPKPAEAHARPDPRSPDAVVGALLQAKERAARDRAAREAPLPAASAAALAQTSAPAPHAPPPAAARPHIPAPTAAAPPPAGAAPPAGPPQPRALTAAEILLARRKGQPRS, from the coding sequence GTGATCCCGAGCCACTTGCGCCCGTACGTGCCTTTCGTGGTCGTTGGCATCGGCTTGCTCGTGTTCGTCCTGCTCGCGCGGTGGGTGATCCGCGAGGCGGGCCTCACGAAACGCAAGATCTTGCTCGCGGGGATGATCGCGGGCGCGCTGCCGGCGCTTTACGTGGGCCTCGTCTGGACGGGCCTCGTCCCCGGCGGTTACCTACGCCTCGCGCGGCCGCAGATCACGCTGCTCGCGCTCGCGTCGACGATGTTCGTCGCGTACCGCATGGCGACGGGTTGGACGAACCAGGGCCCGTTCCGCACGCGGCTCGGCGATCTCCTCGCCCAGTTCGCCACGTTCATCGCGGCCATGGCCGCGGCCGGCCCCGAGCTCGGGCGGCCGCTCGACCGGCTCACCGTGCTCGTGGCGATCGATCGCAGCCGCTCGATCGACCTCGTCCCGAGCGCCGAGCAGCGCATCAAGCAGGAGCTCACGGTGGCCGAGATCGGCATGCGCGAGGAGGATCGGATCGGCACGATCATCTTCGGCGCAGACGCGGCGACGGAGGACCCGCCGCGGCCGAAGTCGGACCTGCCCGCGCCGCAGCGTGTCTCCATCGGGCGCGACGGGACCGATCTCGGCGCGGCGATCCGGCGCTCGCTGGCCGAGGTGCCCGCCGACAGCGCCGCGCGCATCGTGGTGCTCTCGGACGGCGTGGCGACGCGCGGCGACACGATGGCCGCGGCCGCGGCGGCCGTCGCGGCGGAGATCCCGGTCGACGTGGTCCCGCTCGAACAACGCTCGATCCCGGACATCCGCGTCGTCGCGCTCCGAGCGCCGACGCGCGCGGACGAGGGCGAGCCCATCGATCTGCGGCTCGTGACCTCGTCGCCGAGCCCGGCCGCGATCCAGATCCGGCTGCGTCGCGACGGCGAGCTCATCGCGGAGTCGGGCGCGAAGATCGCCGCGGGCGAGGACGTCTTGCGTATCCGCGAGAAGGCGCCCGGCCCCGGGTTTCATCGCTACGACGTGGAGATCACGGCGGCCGACCCGGCGCTCGATCAATCGCCCGAGGACAACGCGGGCAGCGCCTTCATGCGTGTGCGTGGCCAGGCATCGGCGCTCGTACTCGACGGGGACGCGGGCAAGACGGCGTTCGTCGCGCGCGCCCTGCAGGCCGCGGCGTTCCAGGTGGATGAGGGCTCGACGAGCAGCGTGCCCGCGGATCTTGCGGGGCTCGTCGGCTACGACCTCGTCGTGATGGGCGACGTGCGCGCCTCGGATCTGTCGCCCGGCCAGATCGACGCGCTCGCGAGTTACGTGCGCGACCTCGGCGGCGGCCTGCTCCTCATGGGCGGCGATCGCAGCATGGGCCCAGGCGGGTACGCGCGCACGCCGCTCGAAGAGGTCTCCCCGGTTTCTTTTGATCTCAAACAAGAGCGGCGCCGCGCGAGCCTCGCCGAGGTGATCGGGATCGACATCTCGGGCTCGATGGCAGCCACGGCCGGCGCGCACACGAAGCTCGAGCTCGCGAACGAGGCGGCCGCGCGCAGCGCCGCGCTGCTCGGCAGCGGCGACCGGCTCGGCGTGCTCCATGTCGACACCGACGTCCACTGGAGCGTCCCGCTCGGCCCGGTGAGCGACAAGGCCGCGATCGACAAAGCGATCCGCGGCGTGGGTCCGGGCGGCGGCGGCATCCTCGTCGACATCACGCTCGAAGCCGCGTACGCCGCGCTCGCGAAGGAGAAGGTCAACCTCAAGCACGTGCTGCTCTTCGCCGACGGCTCCGACGCCGAGCAGATGGGCCCGTGCCGCACGATGGTCTCCGACGCTTTGCGCGCCGGCATCACGACGAGCGTGGTCGCGCTTGGCAACGGCGGCGACGTGCCCGAGCTGGAGACGCTCTCGCGCCTCGGCAGCGGCCGCTTCTACCTCATCGAGGACGCGAACCGCCTGCCCGCGGTCTTCACGCAGGAGACGATCCTCGCCGCGCGCTCGTCGATCGTCGAAAAAGAATTCCGCGTCTCCCGCAGCGCACCTTCGCCCATCCTCTCGGGCGTTCCCCTCGACGAGGCCCCCTCGCTCGACGGGTATGTCGTGACGATCCCGAAGGGCCGCGCGAGCGTGCTCATGACCGGGCCCGAGGGCGATCCGATCCTCGCCGTGTGGTCGGCGGGCGTCGGTCGATCGGGCGCGTTCACGAGTGACCTCAAGGATCGCTGGGGCCGCCGCTGGACCACGTGGCCCGGCGCGGCGCGGCTTGTCGGCCAGCTCGCGCGCGACCTCACGCGCAAGGGCGAGGACGGCCGCGTGCGCGTCGAGGCCGACGCCTCGGGCGGCGAGCTTCACGTGCGCGCCACGGTCGTCGGCGACGACGGCCGCGCGCAGTCGTTCCGCCGCTTGATGGTGCGCGTCGCCGGGCCCGACGGGTTCGTCCGCGAGACCGCGCTCGAAGCCACCGGCGCCGGCGCGTATGCCGCCTCGATCCCGCTCTCGCGCCCCGGCACGTACATCGCGATCGCCAAGGATGAGCAGTCGGGCGACGTCGTCGGCACGGCGGGCGCGGCGCTCACCGCCGGCGAGGAGCTCCGGCCCACGGGCTCCGACGCCGCGCTTCTCGGCCGCATCGCGGACCTCACGGGCGGCAAGCGGCGCGACACGCTCGCCGGCATCTTCGGCGACCGCGCCGCGCGGCGTTTCTCCTACCAGGACATCACGCCCGTCTTGATCGCAATGGCCGGCTTCGCGCTCCTCCTCGCGGTCGCGGCGCGCCGCTTCGCCTTGCCGGAGCCCGTCCTCGCGTGGGCCGCGCGCACGCGCGCCGCGCTGCAACCGAAGCCCGCCGAGGCCCACGCGCGCCCCGATCCGCGCTCGCCCGACGCCGTCGTCGGCGCGCTCCTCCAAGCGAAAGAGCGTGCTGCCCGCGACCGCGCCGCCCGCGAGGCCCCGCTCCCCGCGGCCTCGGCCGCCGCGCTCGCGCAGACCTCCGCGCCGGCCCCGCATGCGCCTCCACCGGCCGCTGCGAGGCCACACATCCCGGCCCCGACCGCGGCCGCGCCCCCGCCCGCCGGCGCCGCGCCGCCCGCGGGACCGCCGCAGCCCCGCGCGCTCACGGCGGCCGAGATCCTCCTCGCGCGCCGCAAAGGCCAGCCGCGATCCTGA
- a CDS encoding serine hydrolase domain-containing protein: MRRLAFAALLTSILAAPALASATPSSASRPYSLQYAVTPHQVSMDPNGLAQASAHVQNAVNAGGIDGAVLLVARHGKVVLHKAYGRRDGNFAGPSWQNPSMPKDGIFDLQSITKIFTAFVAIDLHDQGLLDLSAPVAAYLPEFATPEKSGVLVADLVRFTSGHAIDAAASLVGDPDPWNTMIAESLTYTPGTAVFYSDIAYRLLGRVAEAAGGAPLDVLAKNRILSPLGMKDTAWRPLVTMPSKSSRFVGTGYSTVREPDGSPRYMRGEVADDQDYWIESQGHGVTGCDGTFSTAWDLALLGQMFLNRGARVLGNPSWGYCTPWMWSCGIDSLAAPALVEEMMEVQSKDASGTPLGIHGATSSWLDDLLFANKGYGWELADASPGAHVVTGLYASPYAASKIGGSGTFLTVDPDPSRDLVIVLLTNHGLPSFVGPDGIQVDGSGNLLWPGYENMLGAIQPHVVNDLVQLSITGP, from the coding sequence ATGAGACGTCTCGCTTTCGCGGCGCTGTTAACTTCCATCCTCGCAGCTCCGGCCCTCGCTTCCGCGACGCCTTCCAGCGCATCGCGCCCCTACAGCCTGCAGTACGCCGTCACGCCCCATCAGGTCTCGATGGACCCGAACGGCCTCGCGCAGGCGTCGGCGCACGTGCAGAACGCCGTGAACGCCGGCGGCATCGACGGGGCCGTGTTGCTCGTCGCGCGTCACGGCAAGGTCGTGCTCCACAAGGCGTACGGCCGCCGGGATGGGAACTTCGCCGGTCCTTCCTGGCAAAACCCTTCGATGCCCAAAGACGGCATCTTCGACCTGCAATCGATCACCAAGATCTTCACGGCGTTCGTGGCGATCGATCTCCACGACCAAGGCCTGCTCGACCTCTCGGCGCCGGTCGCGGCGTACCTGCCGGAGTTCGCCACGCCGGAGAAGTCGGGCGTGCTCGTGGCCGACCTCGTCCGCTTCACGTCGGGCCACGCCATCGACGCCGCCGCGTCGCTCGTCGGCGACCCGGATCCGTGGAACACGATGATCGCCGAGAGCCTCACCTACACGCCGGGCACGGCGGTGTTCTACAGCGACATCGCGTATCGCTTGCTCGGCCGCGTCGCCGAGGCGGCAGGCGGCGCGCCGCTCGACGTGCTCGCGAAGAACCGGATCCTGAGCCCGCTCGGCATGAAGGACACGGCGTGGAGGCCGCTCGTGACCATGCCGTCGAAGTCGAGCCGCTTCGTCGGCACGGGTTACTCGACGGTGCGCGAGCCGGACGGCTCGCCCCGGTACATGCGCGGCGAGGTGGCCGACGACCAGGACTACTGGATCGAGTCGCAAGGGCACGGCGTGACGGGCTGCGACGGGACCTTCTCGACGGCGTGGGATCTGGCGCTGCTCGGGCAGATGTTCCTGAACCGCGGCGCGCGCGTCCTCGGCAATCCAAGCTGGGGCTACTGCACGCCCTGGATGTGGTCGTGCGGCATCGACTCGCTCGCGGCGCCGGCGCTCGTCGAGGAGATGATGGAGGTGCAGTCGAAGGACGCCTCGGGTACGCCGCTCGGCATCCACGGCGCGACGTCGAGCTGGCTCGACGACCTGCTCTTCGCGAACAAGGGATACGGCTGGGAGCTCGCGGACGCCTCGCCGGGGGCCCACGTCGTGACGGGCCTCTACGCGTCGCCGTATGCGGCCTCGAAGATCGGCGGCTCCGGCACGTTCCTCACGGTCGACCCGGATCCCTCGCGGGACCTCGTGATCGTCCTCTTGACGAACCACGGTTTGCCGTCGTTCGTCGGGCCCGACGGCATTCAGGTCGACGGAAGCGGGAACCTGCTCTGGCCGGGGTACGAGAACATGCTCGGCGCGATCCAGCCGCACGTCGTGAACGACCTCGTGCAGCTCTCGATCACGGGGCCGTGA